CCTCTTCGATACCGCCGGTGGGCACATCGATGCTTCTGTCCGTCAGTGCCGACGCTCCGATCTGCTCGAAAAAAGGAAGATCGATGAGATAACGGTTCACGACGCCCATCCTGTCGCAGATCGCCTCGAACGCCCTGCGTTCCCGCCTCTGTGTGCGCTGTCTGTAATCAAAATGCAGCGCCACGATCTCATACCCCTCCGCCCTGGCAATATAGGCGGCTGTCGTCGAATCCATTCCGCCACTCAATATCACTACCGCTCTTTTCATTGGAGATCCCGTATTTTTTATTCTTATTGCAATTTTACAATCGCAAGACTTTCATTATCCAAAACTTCACGGCATACCTGTGGTACAATCGATCATTATGGCAAATGAAACGACAACCCTCGACACTCCCTCGGCCTGGCTGCGTCTGGATGAAAAACTATTAAGCGGCATCGTCATGGTCATTGGAGGCACCGATTCGGGCAAAAGCACCTTCGTGCGCCATTTTGCGGAAAGACTTCGCGGCGAACGTCTGGTCGCGGTGATCGACGGGGATATCGGACAGACGGCGCTGGGACCGCCAACGACACAGACACTCAGCCTCTGCTCGCCGGATTTTGATTTCGTATGCGTGGCAAGATGGTTCGTAGGCGGCATTTCGCCCGCAGGGCACCGTGAGCAGACCCTGGTGGGGCTGGAGCGTCTCGTACAAAAAGCTAAAAAGTCGGGGGCGCGCACGATACTGATCGACACGACAGGTTTCATTTCGCCCGATGCCGGCGGCCATACGCTCAAATGGAGCAAATTCGATCTGTTGCGGCCCGCCACTCTCATCGCACTGAAAAAGGGCGAAGAGCTTGAGCCCATTCTTTCTCCCTGGCGCAAAAGCGGCCGTTTTTCGATGATTGAACTGCCACTTTCCAACAAGGTCCAAAAGATCTCCCCCGCCCGGCGCAAAAGAATACGCCAAGATAATTTCCGCCGCTATTTCCAAGACGCCACAACGATCTCTGTCTCTTTGGAAACGACGGGCGTGGTGGGACGGTGGCCCCTGCGAAAAATGCAGCTTGTGGGTTTGATCGACAACGAGGGGTTTTTGCTGAGGCTTGGCATCGTGGAGAGAGTGGAGGATGAGAAAATTTTCGTCAAAGCGCCCCTTTTCGATCCAAAGGCTCTTGACATGGTGCGCACGGGATCGCTTCTGCTCGACGAAAAAGCGGGCTGGATCGAACAAACGATTCGCTGAACGATAT
This genomic interval from Hydrogenimonas urashimensis contains the following:
- a CDS encoding Clp1/GlmU family protein, with product MANETTTLDTPSAWLRLDEKLLSGIVMVIGGTDSGKSTFVRHFAERLRGERLVAVIDGDIGQTALGPPTTQTLSLCSPDFDFVCVARWFVGGISPAGHREQTLVGLERLVQKAKKSGARTILIDTTGFISPDAGGHTLKWSKFDLLRPATLIALKKGEELEPILSPWRKSGRFSMIELPLSNKVQKISPARRKRIRQDNFRRYFQDATTISVSLETTGVVGRWPLRKMQLVGLIDNEGFLLRLGIVERVEDEKIFVKAPLFDPKALDMVRTGSLLLDEKAGWIEQTIR